A region of Panthera uncia isolate 11264 chromosome D4, Puncia_PCG_1.0, whole genome shotgun sequence DNA encodes the following proteins:
- the TPM2 gene encoding tropomyosin beta chain isoform X2, giving the protein MDAIKKKMQMLKLDKENAIDRAEQAEADKKQAEDRCKQLEEEQQALQKKLKGTEDEVEKYSESVKDAQEKLEQAEKKATDAEADVASLNRRIQLVEEELDRAQERLATALQKLEEAEKAADESERGMKVIENRAMKDEEKMELQEMQLKEAKHIAEDSDRKYEEVARKLVILEGELERSEERAEVAESRARQLEEELRTMDQALKSLMASEEEYSTKEDKYEEEIKLLEEKLKEAETRAEFAERSVAKLEKTIDDLEDEVYAQKMKYKAISEELDNALNDITSL; this is encoded by the exons ATGGACGCGATCAAGAAGAAGATGCAGATGCTAAAGCTGGACAAGGAGAATGCCATCGACCGCGCCGAGCAGGCCGAGGCCGACAAGAAGCAGGCTGAGGACCGCTGCAAGCAG CTGGAGGAGGAGCAGCAGGCCCTCCAGAAGAAgctgaaggggacagaggatgagGTAGAAAAGTATTCTGAGTCTGTGAAGGACGCCCAGGAGAAACTGGAGCAGGCTGAGAAGAAGGCCACCGAC GCTGAGGCAGATGTGGCCTCCCTGAACCGCCGCATTCAGCTGGTAGAGGAGGAGCTGGACCGGGCACAGGAGCGCCTGGCTACAGCCCTACAAAAGCTGGAGGAGGCTGAGAAGGCAGCTGATGAGagtgagag AGGAATGAAGGTCATTGAAAACCGAGCCATGAAGGATGAGGAAAAGATGGAGCTGCAGGAGATGCAGCTGAAGGAGGCCAAGCACATCGCCGAGGATTCAGACCGCAAATATGAGGAG GTGGCCAGGAAGCTGGTGATCCTGGAAGGAGAGCTGGAGCGCTCAGAAGAAAGAGCCGAGGTGGCTGAGAG CCGAGCCaggcagctggaggaggagctCCGAACCATGGACCAGGCCCTCAAGTCCCTGATGGCCTCAGAGGAGGAG TATTccaccaaagaagataaatatgAAGAGGAGATCAAACTGCTGGAGGAGAAGCTAAAAGAG GCTGAGACCCGAGCAGAGTTTGCCGAGAGGTCTGTGGCAAAGTTGGAGAAGACCATTGATGACCTGGAAG ACGAAGTCTATGCACAGAAGATGAAGTACAAGGCCATCAGTGAGGAGCTGGACAACGCACTCAACGACATCACCTCCCTCTGA
- the TPM2 gene encoding tropomyosin beta chain isoform X1, which produces MDAIKKKMQMLKLDKENAIDRAEQAEADKKQAEDRCKQLEEEQQALQKKLKGTEDEVEKYSESVKDAQEKLEQAEKKATDAEADVASLNRRIQLVEEELDRAQERLATALQKLEEAEKAADESERGMKVIENRAMKDEEKMELQEMQLKEAKHIAEDSDRKYEEVARKLVILEGELERSEERAEVAESRARQLEEELRTMDQALKSLMASEEEYSTKEDKYEEEIKLLEEKLKEAETRAEFAERSVAKLEKTIDDLEETLASAKEENVEIHQTLDQTLLELNNL; this is translated from the exons ATGGACGCGATCAAGAAGAAGATGCAGATGCTAAAGCTGGACAAGGAGAATGCCATCGACCGCGCCGAGCAGGCCGAGGCCGACAAGAAGCAGGCTGAGGACCGCTGCAAGCAG CTGGAGGAGGAGCAGCAGGCCCTCCAGAAGAAgctgaaggggacagaggatgagGTAGAAAAGTATTCTGAGTCTGTGAAGGACGCCCAGGAGAAACTGGAGCAGGCTGAGAAGAAGGCCACCGAC GCTGAGGCAGATGTGGCCTCCCTGAACCGCCGCATTCAGCTGGTAGAGGAGGAGCTGGACCGGGCACAGGAGCGCCTGGCTACAGCCCTACAAAAGCTGGAGGAGGCTGAGAAGGCAGCTGATGAGagtgagag AGGAATGAAGGTCATTGAAAACCGAGCCATGAAGGATGAGGAAAAGATGGAGCTGCAGGAGATGCAGCTGAAGGAGGCCAAGCACATCGCCGAGGATTCAGACCGCAAATATGAGGAG GTGGCCAGGAAGCTGGTGATCCTGGAAGGAGAGCTGGAGCGCTCAGAAGAAAGAGCCGAGGTGGCTGAGAG CCGAGCCaggcagctggaggaggagctCCGAACCATGGACCAGGCCCTCAAGTCCCTGATGGCCTCAGAGGAGGAG TATTccaccaaagaagataaatatgAAGAGGAGATCAAACTGCTGGAGGAGAAGCTAAAAGAG GCTGAGACCCGAGCAGAGTTTGCCGAGAGGTCTGTGGCAAAGTTGGAGAAGACCATTGATGACCTGGAAG AGACCTTGGCCAGTGCCAAGGAGGAGAACGTGGAGATTCACCAGACTCTCGACCAGACCCTGCTGGAACTCAACAACCTTTGA
- the TPM2 gene encoding tropomyosin beta chain isoform X4 — MDAIKKKMQMLKLDKENAIDRAEQAEADKKQAEDRCKQLEEEQQALQKKLKGTEDEVEKYSESVKDAQEKLEQAEKKATDAEADVASLNRRIQLVEEELDRAQERLATALQKLEEAEKAADESERGMKVIENRAMKDEEKMELQEMQLKEAKHIAEDSDRKYEEVARKLVILEGELERSEERAEVAESKCGDLEEELKIVTNNLKSLEAQADKYSTKEDKYEEEIKLLEEKLKEAETRAEFAERSVAKLEKTIDDLEDEVYAQKMKYKAISEELDNALNDITSL; from the exons ATGGACGCGATCAAGAAGAAGATGCAGATGCTAAAGCTGGACAAGGAGAATGCCATCGACCGCGCCGAGCAGGCCGAGGCCGACAAGAAGCAGGCTGAGGACCGCTGCAAGCAG CTGGAGGAGGAGCAGCAGGCCCTCCAGAAGAAgctgaaggggacagaggatgagGTAGAAAAGTATTCTGAGTCTGTGAAGGACGCCCAGGAGAAACTGGAGCAGGCTGAGAAGAAGGCCACCGAC GCTGAGGCAGATGTGGCCTCCCTGAACCGCCGCATTCAGCTGGTAGAGGAGGAGCTGGACCGGGCACAGGAGCGCCTGGCTACAGCCCTACAAAAGCTGGAGGAGGCTGAGAAGGCAGCTGATGAGagtgagag AGGAATGAAGGTCATTGAAAACCGAGCCATGAAGGATGAGGAAAAGATGGAGCTGCAGGAGATGCAGCTGAAGGAGGCCAAGCACATCGCCGAGGATTCAGACCGCAAATATGAGGAG GTGGCCAGGAAGCTGGTGATCCTGGAAGGAGAGCTGGAGCGCTCAGAAGAAAGAGCCGAGGTGGCTGAGAG TAAATGTGGGGACCTAGAGGAAGAGCTGAAAATTGTTACCAACAACTTGAAATCCCTGGAAGCCCAAGCGGACAAG TATTccaccaaagaagataaatatgAAGAGGAGATCAAACTGCTGGAGGAGAAGCTAAAAGAG GCTGAGACCCGAGCAGAGTTTGCCGAGAGGTCTGTGGCAAAGTTGGAGAAGACCATTGATGACCTGGAAG ACGAAGTCTATGCACAGAAGATGAAGTACAAGGCCATCAGTGAGGAGCTGGACAACGCACTCAACGACATCACCTCCCTCTGA
- the TPM2 gene encoding tropomyosin beta chain isoform X3 gives MDAIKKKMQMLKLDKENAIDRAEQAEADKKQAEDRCKQLEEEQQALQKKLKGTEDEVEKYSESVKDAQEKLEQAEKKATDAEADVASLNRRIQLVEEELDRAQERLATALQKLEEAEKAADESERGMKVIENRAMKDEEKMELQEMQLKEAKHIAEDSDRKYEEVARKLVILEGELERSEERAEVAESKCGDLEEELKIVTNNLKSLEAQADKYSTKEDKYEEEIKLLEEKLKEAETRAEFAERSVAKLEKTIDDLEETLASAKEENVEIHQTLDQTLLELNNL, from the exons ATGGACGCGATCAAGAAGAAGATGCAGATGCTAAAGCTGGACAAGGAGAATGCCATCGACCGCGCCGAGCAGGCCGAGGCCGACAAGAAGCAGGCTGAGGACCGCTGCAAGCAG CTGGAGGAGGAGCAGCAGGCCCTCCAGAAGAAgctgaaggggacagaggatgagGTAGAAAAGTATTCTGAGTCTGTGAAGGACGCCCAGGAGAAACTGGAGCAGGCTGAGAAGAAGGCCACCGAC GCTGAGGCAGATGTGGCCTCCCTGAACCGCCGCATTCAGCTGGTAGAGGAGGAGCTGGACCGGGCACAGGAGCGCCTGGCTACAGCCCTACAAAAGCTGGAGGAGGCTGAGAAGGCAGCTGATGAGagtgagag AGGAATGAAGGTCATTGAAAACCGAGCCATGAAGGATGAGGAAAAGATGGAGCTGCAGGAGATGCAGCTGAAGGAGGCCAAGCACATCGCCGAGGATTCAGACCGCAAATATGAGGAG GTGGCCAGGAAGCTGGTGATCCTGGAAGGAGAGCTGGAGCGCTCAGAAGAAAGAGCCGAGGTGGCTGAGAG TAAATGTGGGGACCTAGAGGAAGAGCTGAAAATTGTTACCAACAACTTGAAATCCCTGGAAGCCCAAGCGGACAAG TATTccaccaaagaagataaatatgAAGAGGAGATCAAACTGCTGGAGGAGAAGCTAAAAGAG GCTGAGACCCGAGCAGAGTTTGCCGAGAGGTCTGTGGCAAAGTTGGAGAAGACCATTGATGACCTGGAAG AGACCTTGGCCAGTGCCAAGGAGGAGAACGTGGAGATTCACCAGACTCTCGACCAGACCCTGCTGGAACTCAACAACCTTTGA